The following DNA comes from Methanotorris formicicus Mc-S-70.
AAAAAATGTTAAACTAAAGTTTGAAGAAATTCCTATGTCTTGCTATCTTACTTCAGAAGATGTGATTAAGTTTATTAACTCAAAAATAGAGGATGATAAAGATTTGTTAATAGTTCCAGTTTCAGAAATAGCAAGATTCTATGATAGCAAAAGTTTTTCGTCACTATTCCAACAGCTTTCTGAAATAGAGTTTAGAAATAATAAAAACAAAGTAAGGATTTACATACCAATAATTGGTTTATATAGTAGATTTGAAAAAGAATTTTTAAAAAATTTCTCAAGAGAAGAATGGGCTCCAATTTGGAAATTAAATAGTATCCCTGATAAAAAAATAAATGGGTATTGCTTAAATATCGAATTAAATTATAAAAAAGTTGAAAATCTTAGCGATAACTATACTATAATAAGAACATTTGAAGATTGGGGGAATTTATGGAAAAAAGAAGAAACAAAAGATATATTGTCATTATGTGAAGAAATTAATTATTTGTTTCAATATTTCCAGCCAGATTCTTTTTTTAATTTTGAAAACATTGATACTTATGATAAGTTCTTAGAAAAAATTCTAAAAATAAACATCCCTATACCCTACAATGATAAGGAGAAAGAGTTTTGGAGGGAGCTGATAGAGCATACTATTATGAATAATATAAGAAATTTTAAAGAATTAATACAAAAAACATTCAAAAAAATAGAGGTTCTTTATGATGATATTATAGAACTTTGGGTAAGGGGCAATAAATTCCAAAGATGGTTGTTAAAATGGTGTGTTTTAATTAATAAAAATTGGGAAAATAAGTATCTCTATAAAGTTTTAGAAGATATTGATAGATATGACGATATTTCAAATTTAGAGCTATCATTATGGCTCAAAATATTCGATATAAGTGTTAATAAAGAAAAAGAAATTTTTGATGAAAGACGAAAATTAATAAAAATGTTCTATAACCTATCCATGAGAAGTCCAAAAAATATTGAACCAATATTAAAAGAGAAGTTTTCAAAAGTATCTAATTTAAAATTAAAACAAAAAATTAGGTATTTAACTGACTTAACACAATTTGAAAAAGAACAGATAATTTTATGTCTTATTCAGGGATTAAGAAACAATGAATTAACAAAAAATGAAATTTTAGAATTACTAAGGGAAATTTATCCCAATCTTTACTATTACTTAGGTGGAGTTAATTTTTCTAATTTAGATGAAGAAAACAGATGGGTTATTGGATACTTTAATGAATATAAGTGGTCTAAAGTTTTGGATGAAGTATCTAATGGCTTATTAAATATATTAAATGAAAAAAATAAAGATGAAAACTCATTTGCTGAATGGTATTGGAAATTTAAAACTTCTAAAGACATATTAGCACAAATTGAAAAAGATGAACATACTAAAATAGTTTGGATTGATGGATTAGGTGTAGAATTTGCTTCTTTAATAAAAAACATAGTCAATAATTCTGAAAACTATTTCATTGAGGATATATTTATAGGAAGAACGGAACTGCCATCAATAACTGAATTAAATAAATTTGAATGTGAAAAAATAAATGATTTAGATAAATACATTCACAAACAAAATCCATATAGACATCCAAAATGTATAGTGGAGGAGGTTGATATCGTAAATGGTATTATTAAGAATATTTTAGGCAGTTATGATAAGATTATTATCGTTTCTGACCATGGATTTACACCATTTGCTCTAAAAAGATATGGAAATGTAAAAAAATATGATTTTGAGGCAGGGCATGAGGGTAGATATGTTTGGCTCGATACATTGGGTGAGAATGTTAGAAACAATATTAAAGATAACAATGATTACATTAGAGACCCAAATAATAGAGCATTAGTTGCATTAAAATACACTTCATTGGGAGATATTCCAAGAAGAGAAGTTCATGGAGGAGCTACTCCAGAAGAAGTTTTAGTCCCAATAATTGTAATCTCAAAAGATAAGGACAAAATTAATTATGAAATAAGTTATAAAAGAACCATATTGGTAAAAAACCCAATTTTGTATTTGGATATAACTCCTTATCCAAAATATAATCCTTATGTAATATTCAAAAACCAGAGGTTAGATTTAAGTTATGATAACTCAGAGAAAAAATGGTTCGTTAATTTACCAACAAAAAAGCCAGAAAAATACAATCTTAAAATTTCAATAGGTAAATTTAGTAAGGATATTCAAATAGAAATCAAGGGTGGAATGAAAGAGAGGGATTTACTATGAGTAATTTAGATTCAAAGATAAAAAGATATTTTCCATACGAATCGGTTTATAAAAGTCCTGAAAGGTATAGTGTATTTATTGGTAAAAATTTACCTTCATTTATAAGAGATTGGTTAATAAGCAAATTTACCGACGAAGATGGGGAGTTAGATAAAGATGCATTGTTAGAATTCTTAGAAACATACATTCCAATAAAGAATGATAAAATTAAGGGGGAGTTAATAAACGAGGGTAAAACAATAAAAATATTAACGAGAATCATAGTTGAACCAGATGTAAAATCTGGAATACTAAAATTTAGCATACCTGAACTCAATATAAAGTTTAGTGAGGGCAGAGTCCCACAACATATCGCAAAAAAATATCCCGAACTAAGAGGGGGTGAAGTGTGGGGCGTTGTTGAGTTAGGATATGTTCCACCACAAGGAAAAGAAAAAGGAGTTATTGAAATTGTGGATTATAAACCATTTAAACCTTATGATGTGGATTTAGAATATTATAAATCAGTAAGAAAAGAATTCACATTAGAAGAGTGGATTGATTTACTAATAAGGTCTATGGAATACAACCCAGATGGATTTGAATCATTAGACCAAAAATTGTTATTTTTAAGTAGGTTATTAGTATTTGTTGAGCCAAGATTAAATTTAATAGAATTGGCTCCAAAAGGAACTGGAAAATCATATATTTTTGGTAATTTAAGTAAGTATGGTTGGATTATTAGTGGAGGAACAGTTTCAAGAGCAAAATTATTTTACGACATAAATAGAAGTATGCAAGGACTCGTTGGAAGATATGACTTCATTGCTATGGATGAAATTCAAACAATAAAATTTACTGATGAAATGGAGCTTTTAGGAGCTTTAAAGAGCTATTTAGAACAAGGAACATTTACTGTAGGGAATTTTAAAGGAACTGCTAACACAAGTTTTATTCTTTTAGGAAACATACCTTTAGATTCAAATAATAGACCAATAAACCGTAGATATTTTGATAATCTTCCAAGATTTTTTAGAGATTCTGCATTATTGGATAGATTTCACGGATTTATAGAAGGTTGGAAATTACCAAGGGTTCATGAAGATTTAAAAATTAAGGGTTATGCTTTAAATGTAGAATACTTTTCTGAAATATTGCATACATTGAGGGAATGTGGTGAGTATGCAACAATTGTTGATGAGCTATTAGATATCCCTCCTAAAGCTGATACAAGGGATACTACTGCTATTAAAAGACTTTGCACTGGTTACTTAAAATTGCTCTATCCGCATGCTGAATCTGCTGATGATGTAAATTTAGGGGACTTTGAAACTTTCTGCTTAAAACCCGCAATGGAAAAAAGAAAAATAATTAAACAACAAATTCATTTGATTGATGACGAGTTTAAACCAGGTATTCCAACGATAAAAGTAAAAAAATAAGAACAAACAATGATTTAAAGAATATACAAAATTTCAACATTGTTTTTTAGTGAAATTATGTCTATTACTTCTGCAGATGATTTGTTGGAGTTAAATAAAAAGTTAGATGAGGGTGTCAAATACATTAAATTAATCTTTGATTCTTTGGAAGAATTAAATGTCAAAGTTGATAAGCAAACAGAAGTATTGGAAAAACTAAAATGCCAAAATGGATAAGCAAACAGAAATTTTAACTGAACTCAAAAAAGGACACGATGAAGTGAGGGAAACATTAGATAAAATGGTTGAAATTTTAGAAAAAATTCTTAAATAGCTCCTGTCTTTTCTGCAATTTCTTTTGCTTTCTCTCTGCTAATCCCGTGCCTTAAAATTGTATATCTATTCCTTATTTTGTGGGCAATGGTTAATGCTTCTATAATCAAATCTTCATCAACTCCCAGTTCCTTTGCAGTTGTTGGGGCATTTACCTTTTTTAGTGATAATTTGATTTTTTCAGATAAACCTTTTAATTTTTCATTTTCCAACTCATGCAAATAGGACATTATTATAGTCCCAACTCCGCA
Coding sequences within:
- the brxL gene encoding BREX system Lon protease-like protein BrxL, which encodes MSNLDSKIKRYFPYESVYKSPERYSVFIGKNLPSFIRDWLISKFTDEDGELDKDALLEFLETYIPIKNDKIKGELINEGKTIKILTRIIVEPDVKSGILKFSIPELNIKFSEGRVPQHIAKKYPELRGGEVWGVVELGYVPPQGKEKGVIEIVDYKPFKPYDVDLEYYKSVRKEFTLEEWIDLLIRSMEYNPDGFESLDQKLLFLSRLLVFVEPRLNLIELAPKGTGKSYIFGNLSKYGWIISGGTVSRAKLFYDINRSMQGLVGRYDFIAMDEIQTIKFTDEMELLGALKSYLEQGTFTVGNFKGTANTSFILLGNIPLDSNNRPINRRYFDNLPRFFRDSALLDRFHGFIEGWKLPRVHEDLKIKGYALNVEYFSEILHTLRECGEYATIVDELLDIPPKADTRDTTAIKRLCTGYLKLLYPHAESADDVNLGDFETFCLKPAMEKRKIIKQQIHLIDDEFKPGIPTIKVKK
- the pglZ gene encoding BREX-4 system phosphatase PglZ, coding for MEIREFNNIDELLEETKNDKESTDYIKDRFPIRFIFFPNKDIFKEFIKKMINTKNVKLKFEEIPMSCYLTSEDVIKFINSKIEDDKDLLIVPVSEIARFYDSKSFSSLFQQLSEIEFRNNKNKVRIYIPIIGLYSRFEKEFLKNFSREEWAPIWKLNSIPDKKINGYCLNIELNYKKVENLSDNYTIIRTFEDWGNLWKKEETKDILSLCEEINYLFQYFQPDSFFNFENIDTYDKFLEKILKINIPIPYNDKEKEFWRELIEHTIMNNIRNFKELIQKTFKKIEVLYDDIIELWVRGNKFQRWLLKWCVLINKNWENKYLYKVLEDIDRYDDISNLELSLWLKIFDISVNKEKEIFDERRKLIKMFYNLSMRSPKNIEPILKEKFSKVSNLKLKQKIRYLTDLTQFEKEQIILCLIQGLRNNELTKNEILELLREIYPNLYYYLGGVNFSNLDEENRWVIGYFNEYKWSKVLDEVSNGLLNILNEKNKDENSFAEWYWKFKTSKDILAQIEKDEHTKIVWIDGLGVEFASLIKNIVNNSENYFIEDIFIGRTELPSITELNKFECEKINDLDKYIHKQNPYRHPKCIVEEVDIVNGIIKNILGSYDKIIIVSDHGFTPFALKRYGNVKKYDFEAGHEGRYVWLDTLGENVRNNIKDNNDYIRDPNNRALVALKYTSLGDIPRREVHGGATPEEVLVPIIVISKDKDKINYEISYKRTILVKNPILYLDITPYPKYNPYVIFKNQRLDLSYDNSEKKWFVNLPTKKPEKYNLKISIGKFSKDIQIEIKGGMKERDLL